Proteins from one Cyprinus carpio isolate SPL01 chromosome B15, ASM1834038v1, whole genome shotgun sequence genomic window:
- the slc36a4 gene encoding proton-coupled amino acid transporter 4: MPAPEQLDMEVMTPLMEEAEGEEEEDVDVDEDSEHLPQGITFTQTLLHLLKGNIGTGLLGLPLAVKNAGIVLGPVSLVLMGVVCVHCMHILVSCSHQLSERLKRSPLGYSDTVAVAMEMSSSQCLRRGAHFGRHLVNFFLVLTQLGFCSVYFVFLAENIKQVMEGAHLNSSVETVLLYSNSSEEGAVSPTASSVSAAAGLDLRLYMVFLLPFIIVLTFIRDLRNMAALSAIANLCMAVSLVLIFTYILNDVSDPRRLPYASTWRKFPFFFGTAIFAFEGIGVVLPLENQMREPKRFPQALNIGMGIIIVLYVTLATLGYLRFRDDIKGSITLNLPHDSWSNQLVKVLYSFGVFVSFAVQFFVPAEILVPPVCERIRKSWRRAADLSLRALLVCLTCITAVLIPRLDLVISLVGAVSSSALALVFPPLVELMAFPSQPPPPLLLLKDLSIAALGFIGFLTGTYVTLEEIIHPDDQGQTRLHDDRNWTTPTTSPP, from the exons ACATGGAGGTGATGACCCCTCTGATGGAGGAAGCAGAaggtgaggaggaggaagatgtaGACGTAGATGAAGACTCGGAGCACCTGCCACAAGGCATCAC GTTTACTCAGACCCTGCTGCATCTCTTAAAGGGGAATATCGGCACAGGGTTGCTTGGGCTTCCTCTAGCAGTGAAGAATGCTGGGATTGTG ctcGGTCCAGTTAGTCTGGTTCTGATGGGCGTTGTGTGCGTTCACTGCATGCACATCCTGGTCAGCTGCAGCCATCAGCTCAGTGAGCG GTTGAAGCGTTCGCCCCTCGGTTACAGCGACACGGTTGCAGTTGCCATGGAGATGAGTTCCTCCCAGTGCCTGAGGAGAGGTGCTCATTTTGGGAG GCACTTGGTGAATTTCTTCCTGGTTTTGACCCAGCTGGGCTTCTGTAGCGTTTATTTTGTGTTCCTGGCTGAGAACATTAAACAG gtGATGGAGGGAGCTCATCTGAACAGCTCTGTGGAGACTGTGCTGTTATACTCCAACAGCTCAGAGGAGGGCGCCGTCTCCCCCACAGCGTCTTCTGTCTCCGCAGCTGCGGGGCTGGACCTGCGGCTCTACATGGTCTTCCTCCTTCCCTTCATCATCGTTCTGACCTTCATCAGAGACCTGAGGAACATGGCCGCACTCTCCGCCATCGCCAACCTCTGTATGGCTGTCAGCCTCGTCCTCATCTTCACATATATACTCAAC GATGTGAGTGATCCCAGACGTCTGCCGTACGCCTCCACGTGGAGGAAGTTTCCCTTCTTCTTTGGAACAGCTATATTTGCCTTTGAGGGAATTGGAGTG GTTCTTCCATTAGAGAATCAAATGAGGGAACCGAAGCGATTCCCTCAAGCCCTCAACATCGGCATGGGCATCATCATCGTTCTTTACGTGACCCTGGCGACGCTGGGATACCTCCGCTTCAGAGACGACATCAAAGGAAGCATCACACTTAACCTTCCACATGATTCCTG gTCTAATCAGCTGGTGAAGGTCTTGTACTCGTTCggtgtgtttgtgagttttgCGGTGCAGTTTTTCGTGCCGGCGGAGATTCTGGTTCCGCCCGTGTGCGAGCGCATCAGGAAGAGCTGGAGACGGGCGGCTGATCTCAGCCTGCGAGCACTGCTCGTCTGCCTCACCt GCATAACAGCAGTCTTGATACCGCGGTTAGATCTGGTGATCTCATTGGTGGGTGCGGTTAGCAGCTCGGCGCTGGCGCTCGTCTTCCCGCCGCTGGTGGAGCTGATGGCGTTTCCCAGTcaacctcctcctcctctcctgctCCTCAAAGACCTCTCCATCGCCGCCCTTGGCTTCATCGGCTTCCTGACCGGGACCTACGTGACGCTGGAGGAGATCATTCATCCCGACGACCAAGGACAGACCCGTCTCCATGACGACAGGAACTGGACCACACCCACTACCTCACCTCCCTGA